One Azospirillum brasilense DNA window includes the following coding sequences:
- a CDS encoding ABC transporter ATP-binding protein, protein MVGPNGSGKSTLIRLLARQQPPGGGAIRCLGTDLARIGDRDFARTVAYMPQFTPPAEGMTVRELVALGRFPWHGALGRFGAEDAAKVAEAIAETHLDAFADRLVDSLSGGERQRVWLAMMLAQDTRCMLLDEPTSALDIASQVELLGLVRRLSRARGIGAVIVLHDINMAASVCDEILAMRNGALIAQGTPDAIMTGETLGAIYRLAMATVPHPVTGKPIGCVL, encoded by the coding sequence CTGGTCGGCCCCAACGGATCGGGCAAGAGCACGCTGATCCGCCTGCTGGCCCGCCAGCAGCCGCCGGGCGGTGGCGCCATCCGCTGCCTGGGGACGGACCTCGCGCGGATCGGCGACCGCGACTTCGCGCGCACCGTCGCCTACATGCCGCAATTCACCCCGCCCGCCGAGGGCATGACGGTGCGGGAGCTGGTGGCGCTGGGCCGCTTTCCCTGGCACGGCGCGCTCGGCCGCTTCGGGGCGGAGGACGCCGCCAAGGTGGCTGAAGCCATCGCCGAAACCCACCTCGACGCCTTCGCCGACCGGCTGGTCGACAGCCTGTCGGGCGGCGAGCGGCAGCGCGTCTGGCTGGCCATGATGCTGGCGCAGGACACGCGCTGCATGCTGCTCGACGAGCCGACCTCGGCGCTGGACATCGCCAGCCAGGTGGAACTGCTGGGGCTGGTGCGCCGGCTGAGCCGGGCGCGCGGCATCGGCGCGGTCATCGTGCTTCACGACATCAACATGGCGGCCAGCGTCTGCGACGAGATCCTGGCGATGCGCAACGGCGCGCTGATCGCCCAGGGCACGCCGGACGCCATCATGACCGGCGAGACGCTGGGGGCCATCTACCGCCTCGCCATGGCGACCGTCCCGCACCCGGTAACCGGCAAGCCGATCGGTTGCGTGCTGTGA
- a CDS encoding TonB-dependent siderophore receptor, producing the protein MSDISNTRLTRFLLNGTALAALLVPALAQAQDATAPAVLAPVTVEGSRAVDTATSPVRGYVPGRSATGSKTDIPLEAVPQSVSVIGREEMDDRGAQKVDEALRYTPGVFSQPFGPDSDTNWIFIRGFQATQTGIYQDGLQLYSYGFGGQFVDSYTLERIEVLRGASSVLYGGSNPGGLVNYVSRRPGDTPVRSVEAGINQHGTAHLGLDVGGAIDPTLSYRLTGRIAGGDSYTDFADGFRGTISPSFKWSPNERSTLTVLSNYTDIDETHNGGAFLPYVGTVKPAPFGRIDRKSNFTEPDIDTYRRRQASIGYEFEHRFDNDLTFRQNARYGYSRVHEVTVYPFGYNGFSAVPTDPNNLLSRINFEHTTKVNTFLIDNQLESKWQTGPVAHTALVGVDYKYFKMDQVQASGSATPISATNPIYGAAQGQRFSYIDQELTMGQLGVYLQDQMRFGQGFLVTLNGRYDIASTDAEGTPAYDGKDGKFSGRAGLAYEFANGVTPYVSASTFFNPVLGSSAVAGVFKPETGQQYEVGVKYRPAWMDAIFTAALFDLTRTNVVTGPFNAETQLGEVNSRGIELEAKANITPNLKAVASFTALDLDIKKDANPALIGKTPYIVPQVQGSAFLDYTFRESALDGVSVGGGVRYVGSSWADNENTLKVPAATVFDARIGYKPAAWGVNLAVTNLFDKEYVASCQTQFSCGYAEGRTALLTVNMTW; encoded by the coding sequence ATGAGTGATATTTCCAACACGCGACTGACCCGCTTCCTCTTGAACGGCACGGCGCTCGCCGCCCTGCTGGTGCCGGCGCTCGCCCAGGCGCAGGACGCGACCGCCCCGGCGGTTCTGGCTCCGGTGACCGTCGAGGGCAGCCGGGCCGTCGACACCGCGACCAGCCCGGTCCGCGGCTATGTGCCCGGCCGCTCGGCCACCGGGTCCAAGACCGACATTCCCCTGGAGGCGGTCCCGCAATCCGTCTCGGTGATCGGGCGCGAGGAGATGGACGACCGCGGCGCGCAGAAGGTGGACGAGGCGCTGCGCTACACCCCCGGCGTCTTCAGCCAGCCCTTCGGCCCGGACAGCGACACCAACTGGATCTTCATCCGCGGCTTCCAGGCGACGCAGACCGGCATCTACCAGGACGGGCTCCAGCTCTACAGCTACGGCTTCGGCGGCCAGTTCGTGGACAGCTACACGCTGGAGCGGATCGAGGTGCTGCGCGGCGCCTCCTCCGTCCTCTACGGTGGCAGCAACCCCGGCGGTCTGGTGAATTACGTCTCCCGGCGGCCCGGCGACACGCCGGTGCGCTCGGTCGAGGCGGGGATCAACCAGCATGGCACCGCCCATCTCGGGCTGGACGTCGGTGGTGCCATCGACCCGACGCTGAGCTACCGGCTGACCGGGCGCATCGCCGGCGGCGACAGCTACACCGACTTCGCCGACGGCTTCCGCGGCACCATCTCGCCGAGTTTCAAGTGGTCGCCGAACGAGCGCAGCACGCTGACGGTGCTGAGCAACTACACCGACATCGACGAGACGCACAACGGCGGCGCCTTCCTGCCCTATGTCGGCACGGTGAAGCCGGCCCCCTTCGGGCGCATCGACCGCAAATCCAACTTCACCGAGCCGGACATCGACACCTACCGGCGCCGTCAGGCCTCCATCGGCTACGAGTTCGAGCACCGCTTCGACAATGACCTGACCTTCCGCCAGAACGCCCGCTATGGCTACAGCCGTGTCCACGAGGTCACGGTCTATCCCTTCGGCTACAACGGCTTCTCGGCGGTGCCGACCGATCCGAACAACCTGCTGTCGCGCATCAATTTCGAGCACACGACCAAGGTCAACACCTTCCTGATCGACAACCAGCTCGAATCCAAGTGGCAGACCGGGCCGGTCGCCCACACGGCGCTGGTCGGCGTCGACTACAAGTATTTCAAGATGGATCAGGTGCAGGCGTCCGGCTCGGCCACGCCGATCAGCGCCACCAACCCGATCTACGGCGCCGCGCAGGGCCAGCGCTTCTCCTACATCGACCAGGAGCTGACGATGGGTCAGCTCGGCGTCTATCTCCAGGACCAGATGCGCTTCGGCCAGGGCTTCCTGGTGACGCTGAACGGTCGCTACGACATCGCCTCGACCGACGCCGAAGGCACGCCCGCCTACGACGGCAAGGACGGGAAGTTCAGCGGGCGCGCCGGTCTGGCCTACGAGTTCGCCAACGGCGTGACGCCCTATGTCAGCGCCTCCACCTTCTTCAACCCGGTGCTGGGATCGTCGGCGGTGGCCGGCGTGTTCAAGCCGGAAACCGGCCAGCAGTACGAGGTCGGCGTCAAGTACCGCCCGGCCTGGATGGACGCCATCTTCACCGCGGCCCTGTTCGACCTGACGCGCACCAACGTGGTGACCGGCCCCTTCAACGCCGAGACGCAGCTTGGCGAGGTCAACTCGCGCGGCATCGAGCTTGAGGCGAAGGCCAACATCACGCCGAACCTGAAGGCGGTCGCCTCCTTCACCGCGCTGGACCTCGACATCAAGAAGGACGCCAACCCGGCGCTGATCGGCAAGACCCCCTACATCGTGCCGCAGGTCCAGGGCTCGGCCTTCCTCGACTACACCTTCCGGGAAAGTGCGCTGGACGGCGTGTCGGTGGGCGGCGGCGTGCGCTACGTCGGCTCGTCCTGGGCCGACAACGAGAACACACTGAAGGTTCCCGCCGCCACCGTCTTCGACGCGCGGATCGGCTACAAGCCCGCCGCCTGGGGCGTGAATCTCGCCGTCACCAACCTGTTCGACAAGGAGTATGTGGCGAGCTGCCAGACCCAGTTCTCCTGCGGCTACGCCGAGGGTCGGACCGCCCTGCTGACCGTCAACATGACGTGGTGA
- a CDS encoding VOC family protein produces the protein MTTAKNTICLWYDKDAEAAARFYATVFPDSAVGAVHRAPGDYPSGKAGDVLTVQFTVAGIPCLGLNGGPTFKHNEAFSFQIATDDQEETDRYWNAIVGNGGQESACGWCKDRWGVSWQITPRVLTEALAAGGDEAGRAFAAMMGMTKIDVAAIEAARRG, from the coding sequence ATGACGACCGCCAAAAACACCATCTGCCTCTGGTACGACAAGGACGCGGAGGCCGCGGCCCGCTTCTACGCCACGGTCTTTCCCGACAGCGCGGTGGGGGCCGTTCACCGCGCGCCCGGCGATTACCCGTCCGGCAAGGCGGGCGACGTGCTGACGGTGCAGTTCACGGTCGCCGGCATTCCTTGCCTTGGCCTCAACGGCGGGCCGACCTTCAAACACAACGAAGCCTTCTCGTTCCAGATCGCCACCGACGACCAGGAGGAGACCGACCGCTATTGGAACGCCATCGTCGGCAACGGCGGGCAGGAAAGCGCCTGCGGCTGGTGCAAGGACCGCTGGGGCGTCTCCTGGCAGATCACGCCGCGCGTGCTGACCGAGGCGCTGGCGGCCGGCGGCGACGAAGCCGGGCGCGCCTTCGCGGCGATGATGGGCATGACGAAGATCGATGTCGCCGCGATCGAGGCCGCAAGGCGCGGCTGA
- a CDS encoding AraC family transcriptional regulator, with protein MIADIWNVACDQNGQGEYVSEAPRLVVVLDQVGEGGLHVTASPGRGEAGRLSRREPLSYVPAGLRVWSRTVNVRRLTHLDLHFDMSVLGGRFVDGLDVRGMERPRLNFADERLFALARLIAAECRMSANLHDLYGESLMAALFVGLAQAEPVAERKRGQLPPRQLRRVTDYIEEHCSRPIRLQELAELTGLSTTHFCTAFKASTGLPPHKWQMRVRVERAKSLLTGSDMTLAAAAVMAGFSDQAHLTRVFRQIVGTTPAAWLRNQCG; from the coding sequence ATGATCGCCGACATCTGGAACGTCGCCTGCGACCAGAACGGCCAGGGCGAGTATGTCTCCGAAGCCCCGCGGCTGGTGGTGGTCCTCGATCAGGTGGGGGAGGGCGGGCTGCACGTCACCGCCTCGCCCGGCCGGGGCGAGGCCGGCCGGCTCAGCCGGCGCGAGCCGCTGAGCTACGTGCCCGCCGGTCTGCGGGTGTGGTCGCGCACGGTGAACGTCCGCCGGCTCACCCATCTCGATCTCCATTTCGACATGTCCGTGCTGGGGGGCCGCTTCGTGGACGGGCTGGATGTCCGGGGCATGGAACGGCCGCGGCTGAATTTCGCGGATGAGCGGCTGTTCGCGCTGGCCCGCCTGATCGCGGCGGAATGCCGGATGTCGGCGAACCTGCACGACCTCTACGGCGAGAGCCTGATGGCCGCGCTGTTCGTCGGCCTCGCGCAGGCGGAGCCCGTCGCCGAACGCAAGCGGGGGCAGTTGCCGCCGCGCCAGTTGAGGCGCGTCACCGACTACATCGAGGAGCATTGCAGTCGTCCCATCCGCCTGCAGGAACTGGCCGAGCTGACCGGCCTGTCCACCACCCATTTCTGCACCGCCTTCAAGGCCTCGACCGGCCTGCCGCCCCACAAATGGCAGATGCGGGTCCGCGTGGAGCGGGCCAAGAGCCTGCTGACCGGATCGGACATGACGCTGGCCGCCGCCGCGGTGATGGCGGGTTTCTCCGATCAGGCGCACCTGACGCGCGTCTTCCGCCAGATCGTCGGCACCACACCCGCCGCGTGGCTGCGCAACCAGTGCGGCTGA
- a CDS encoding ABC transporter substrate-binding protein, giving the protein MSMMSRSLKAALLAGAFSVAMSTAALAADALKIGMPAKMFLNLVEFVAQDQGFYEKNGLTVELVHIADSSIPVRSLIAGELDISQAGMSETLAAADKGGTLKTIGGVHTGLHYAFYANAASGVKDVTDLPGKKVGISSPGSLPHVVITALMRQAGMSEEQIKSVQWVSLKGSSARINGILTGTIDATVSNYDPKAAHDKNAKVLFVVSKKLPNYVMTPWDVNDQTIAKKRDVLKRFVKAELEATRWIFDNEKGALDVAKKHFDYNDEQLAEFYEFYKVGGIWNPNGTVTADQAKYMQELNVEGGLQKAVHPAEKVLDTSIVQEVLAEIGTYKQP; this is encoded by the coding sequence ATGAGCATGATGTCCCGTTCGCTGAAGGCCGCCCTGCTGGCGGGTGCCTTCTCCGTGGCGATGAGCACCGCCGCGCTCGCCGCCGACGCGCTGAAGATCGGCATGCCGGCCAAGATGTTCCTGAACCTCGTCGAGTTCGTCGCGCAGGACCAGGGCTTCTACGAGAAGAACGGCCTGACGGTGGAGCTGGTGCACATCGCCGACAGCTCCATCCCCGTGCGCTCCCTGATCGCCGGGGAGCTGGACATCAGCCAGGCCGGCATGTCGGAGACGCTGGCGGCGGCCGACAAGGGCGGTACGCTCAAGACCATCGGCGGCGTCCACACCGGCCTGCATTACGCCTTCTACGCCAACGCCGCGTCGGGCGTGAAGGACGTCACCGACCTGCCGGGCAAGAAGGTCGGCATCTCCTCCCCCGGCTCGCTGCCGCACGTCGTCATCACCGCCCTGATGCGTCAGGCCGGCATGAGCGAGGAGCAGATCAAGTCGGTCCAGTGGGTCTCGCTGAAGGGCTCCTCGGCCCGCATCAACGGCATCCTGACCGGCACCATCGACGCGACCGTCTCCAACTACGACCCGAAGGCCGCGCACGACAAGAACGCCAAGGTGCTGTTCGTCGTTTCCAAGAAGCTGCCCAACTACGTGATGACCCCCTGGGACGTGAACGACCAGACCATCGCCAAGAAGCGCGACGTGCTGAAGCGCTTCGTCAAGGCGGAGCTGGAGGCGACCCGCTGGATCTTCGACAACGAGAAGGGCGCGCTGGACGTCGCGAAGAAGCACTTCGACTACAACGACGAGCAGCTCGCCGAATTCTACGAGTTCTACAAGGTCGGCGGCATCTGGAACCCGAACGGCACCGTCACCGCCGATCAGGCCAAGTACATGCAGGAGCTGAACGTCGAAGGCGGCCTGCAGAAGGCCGTCCACCCGGCCGAGAAGGTGCTCGACACCAGCATCGTCCAGGAGGTGCTGGCGGAGATCGGCACCTACAAGCAGCCGTAA
- a CDS encoding iron-siderophore ABC transporter substrate-binding protein, protein MTGRPTITRRRALGLAAGAVLLPRLGHAAFGRRVAAIDWAGLETALALGIVPVAATELIQFRKVVVEPEVPKSVIDLGLRGTPNYEALTLAKPDLILTSNYYEGQRASLERVAETLSLPIYQPGVPPYTLAAEAALTLGRALGREAEARAFVAGADAEIARLGDSLSGTVRRPVLAINFGDARHVRAFGDDSMFGAVLQRLGLRNAWASQSSYSAAAPLGIEALARMPDAITVVVPPLPSDVVRGLDDSALWQALPMVREKRVSVIEPVNHFGGLPAALRFARLVTAALLRPESVRHG, encoded by the coding sequence GTGACGGGGCGCCCGACGATCACCCGCCGCCGCGCGCTGGGGCTGGCCGCCGGGGCGGTGCTGCTGCCCCGCCTCGGGCACGCCGCGTTCGGGCGGCGGGTCGCCGCCATCGACTGGGCGGGGCTGGAGACGGCGCTGGCCCTGGGCATCGTGCCGGTCGCCGCGACCGAACTGATCCAGTTCCGCAAGGTCGTCGTCGAGCCGGAGGTCCCAAAGTCGGTGATCGACCTCGGCTTGCGCGGCACGCCCAATTACGAGGCGCTGACGCTGGCCAAGCCGGACCTCATCCTCACCTCCAACTACTATGAGGGGCAGCGGGCCAGCCTGGAGCGGGTGGCGGAAACCCTGTCGCTGCCGATCTACCAGCCGGGCGTGCCGCCCTACACGCTCGCCGCCGAAGCGGCGCTGACCCTCGGCCGGGCGCTGGGTCGGGAGGCGGAGGCCCGCGCCTTCGTCGCCGGGGCCGACGCGGAGATCGCCCGGCTGGGCGACTCCCTGAGCGGCACCGTCCGCCGCCCGGTGCTGGCGATCAACTTCGGCGACGCCCGCCATGTCCGCGCCTTCGGTGACGACAGCATGTTCGGCGCGGTGCTCCAGCGGTTGGGGCTGCGCAACGCCTGGGCCTCGCAATCGAGCTACAGCGCCGCGGCACCGCTGGGGATCGAGGCGCTGGCGCGCATGCCGGACGCCATCACCGTCGTCGTTCCGCCGCTGCCCTCCGACGTGGTGCGGGGGCTGGACGACAGCGCCCTGTGGCAGGCCCTGCCGATGGTGCGGGAAAAGCGCGTGAGCGTGATCGAGCCGGTCAACCATTTCGGCGGGCTTCCGGCGGCGCTGCGCTTCGCCCGCCTCGTCACCGCCGCCCTGCTGCGGCCGGAGTCCGTCCGCCATGGCTGA
- a CDS encoding GntR family transcriptional regulator, whose product MSNLPINIVRVAAPLRQQVIDLLRAAIADGRYSPGDRLVERELCETLQVSRPILREALRQLEAEGLVHNVPQRGLEVVTLTAEDVRQIYQVRGALESLAAAEFIAQANPEQWAILADAMAAFEAAAAEGVPSRIRTAKTMFYDTLIAGCGNPTMAQILKALHNRIQLLRGVSLAEPGRLPNTIREIREIFEAMTARDTMRTRQLYDEHIASAARVTMQALAAGR is encoded by the coding sequence ATGTCAAATTTGCCGATAAATATTGTCCGCGTCGCCGCTCCCCTGCGTCAGCAGGTGATCGACCTGTTGCGCGCGGCCATCGCCGACGGGCGCTATTCGCCCGGCGACCGGCTGGTCGAGCGCGAGCTGTGCGAGACGTTGCAGGTCAGCCGTCCGATCCTGCGGGAGGCGCTGCGCCAGTTGGAGGCGGAGGGGCTGGTCCACAACGTGCCCCAGCGCGGGCTGGAGGTGGTGACCCTGACGGCGGAGGATGTCCGGCAGATCTACCAGGTGCGCGGGGCGCTGGAGAGCCTGGCGGCGGCGGAGTTCATCGCCCAGGCCAACCCGGAGCAGTGGGCGATCCTCGCCGACGCCATGGCGGCCTTCGAGGCGGCGGCGGCGGAAGGCGTGCCGTCGCGCATCCGCACGGCGAAGACCATGTTCTACGACACGCTGATCGCCGGTTGCGGCAACCCGACGATGGCGCAGATCCTCAAGGCGCTGCACAACCGCATCCAGCTGCTGCGCGGGGTGTCGCTGGCCGAGCCGGGGCGGCTGCCCAACACGATCCGCGAAATCCGCGAGATCTTCGAGGCGATGACCGCCCGCGACACGATGCGCACGCGCCAGCTCTACGACGAGCACATCGCCAGCGCCGCCCGCGTGACCATGCAGGCTTTAGCCGCCGGACGATAA
- a CDS encoding LysR family transcriptional regulator produces the protein MADPDLNLLIALDALLSEGSVVKAARRLGLSDSAMSRTLARLREVTGDPLLVRAGRGLVPTPRAIQLRERVPALAEEVRAVLRPAEAIDIARLERSFTLRASESFIEVYAARLVGRVAAEAPGVLLRFAPRGNRDAQALRDGLIDLDIGVHSETTPELKVQSLLRDRLVAAVREGHPLTRLETVTPEQYAACGHVLTSRRGLVRDRMDEALAALGLARKVVAVVPSFPAALAIVRDSDLTALVSERQLAAGVAGVRTLPLPISLDEVVVTQMWHPRQDADPAHRWLRGVVLAACREAAGAA, from the coding sequence ATGGCCGATCCCGATCTCAACCTGCTCATCGCGCTCGACGCATTGCTGTCGGAGGGCAGCGTCGTCAAGGCGGCGCGACGGCTCGGCCTCAGCGACTCCGCGATGAGCCGCACCCTGGCGCGGCTGCGCGAGGTCACCGGGGACCCGCTGCTCGTCCGGGCCGGGCGCGGCCTCGTCCCGACGCCGCGGGCCATCCAGTTGCGGGAGCGGGTGCCCGCCCTCGCCGAGGAGGTCCGCGCGGTGCTGCGTCCGGCGGAGGCCATCGACATCGCCCGGCTGGAGCGCAGCTTCACCCTGCGCGCCAGCGAGAGCTTCATCGAGGTCTACGCCGCCCGGCTGGTCGGCCGCGTTGCCGCCGAAGCCCCCGGCGTCCTTTTGCGCTTCGCGCCGCGGGGGAACCGCGACGCGCAGGCGTTGCGCGACGGTCTGATCGACCTCGACATCGGGGTGCATTCGGAAACCACGCCGGAGCTGAAGGTGCAGAGCCTGCTGCGCGACCGGCTGGTCGCCGCCGTGCGGGAGGGCCATCCGCTGACCCGGCTGGAGACGGTGACGCCGGAACAGTACGCCGCCTGCGGCCATGTGCTGACCTCGCGGCGCGGGCTGGTGCGGGATCGGATGGACGAGGCGCTGGCCGCCCTCGGCCTCGCCCGCAAGGTGGTGGCGGTGGTGCCGAGTTTCCCGGCGGCCCTGGCGATCGTCCGCGACTCCGACCTGACCGCCCTGGTGTCCGAGCGTCAGCTCGCCGCGGGCGTGGCCGGGGTCCGCACCCTGCCGCTTCCCATCTCTTTGGATGAGGTCGTGGTGACGCAGATGTGGCATCCCCGGCAGGACGCCGACCCGGCCCACCGCTGGCTGCGCGGGGTGGTGCTTGCGGCTTGTCGGGAGGCGGCGGGCGCGGCCTGA
- a CDS encoding MFS transporter has protein sequence MPRSTIARTPETMHPKGPHPDGLPMPRRAVAGASVIAAIVLVVLDGAIANIALPTVAGTLGVPPADTVWIITAYQLALVIALLPVGALGESLGHRRVFTGGVLLFTAASAGCALAPTLPWLIAARFVQGLGGAAVMALGVALLRFVYPQRLLGAAIGWNALAIALASAAGPTIGSGILAVAPWPVLFAVNIPVGLVVLATARALPAVAGTKRRLDPASVALNAGFFAALVMGAETVAAQPLRGGALLLAAALCLAGLVRREKDREAPLVPFDLLRVRSFRLSVVASVLCFTGQMAAAVALPFYLQHGLGQDIVTAGLFLVPWPLATAVAAPIAGRLSDRVGTGWLCALGGLLLAAGLALAAVWPLGQDARPLLAFMVMCGFGFGLFQTPNNRNMLLTVPKTRSGAAGGMQGTARLVGQTAGAVLMTVLFSLLSGPEAAPRLGLAVAAALTLAGGLTSLLRVPASGAAETVEASAPGR, from the coding sequence ATGCCCCGTTCCACCATCGCCCGAACGCCCGAAACCATGCACCCGAAAGGCCCGCATCCGGACGGGCTGCCCATGCCCCGCCGCGCCGTGGCCGGCGCGTCCGTCATCGCCGCGATCGTGCTCGTCGTGCTCGACGGCGCCATCGCCAACATCGCCCTGCCAACCGTCGCCGGCACCCTCGGGGTTCCGCCCGCCGACACCGTCTGGATCATCACCGCCTACCAGCTGGCGCTGGTGATCGCGCTCCTGCCCGTCGGCGCCCTCGGCGAGAGCCTTGGGCACCGCCGGGTGTTCACCGGCGGGGTGCTGCTGTTCACCGCGGCCTCCGCCGGCTGCGCCCTGGCGCCGACGCTGCCCTGGCTGATCGCCGCGCGCTTCGTGCAGGGGCTGGGCGGCGCGGCGGTGATGGCGCTGGGCGTCGCGCTGCTGCGCTTCGTCTATCCGCAGCGGTTGCTCGGCGCCGCTATCGGCTGGAACGCGCTGGCCATCGCGCTGGCCTCGGCGGCGGGACCGACGATCGGGTCGGGCATCCTCGCCGTCGCCCCCTGGCCCGTCCTGTTCGCGGTCAACATCCCGGTCGGCCTCGTGGTTCTGGCGACCGCCCGCGCGCTGCCCGCCGTCGCGGGAACCAAGCGCCGCCTCGATCCCGCCAGCGTCGCCCTCAACGCCGGCTTTTTCGCCGCCCTGGTGATGGGGGCCGAGACCGTCGCGGCGCAGCCCCTGCGCGGCGGCGCGCTGCTGCTGGCCGCGGCGCTCTGCCTCGCCGGATTGGTCCGGCGCGAAAAGGACCGCGAGGCGCCGCTGGTGCCGTTCGATCTGCTGCGGGTGCGCTCCTTCCGCCTGTCGGTCGTCGCCTCCGTCCTCTGCTTCACCGGCCAGATGGCCGCCGCCGTGGCCCTGCCCTTCTACCTGCAGCACGGGCTCGGCCAGGACATCGTCACGGCAGGGCTGTTCCTGGTGCCGTGGCCGCTGGCGACCGCCGTTGCCGCACCCATCGCGGGCCGGCTGTCCGACCGCGTGGGCACGGGCTGGCTGTGCGCGCTGGGCGGCCTGCTCCTCGCAGCCGGTCTCGCCCTGGCGGCGGTCTGGCCGCTCGGGCAGGACGCGCGGCCGCTGCTGGCCTTCATGGTGATGTGCGGTTTCGGCTTCGGGCTGTTCCAGACGCCCAACAACCGCAACATGCTGCTGACCGTGCCCAAGACGCGCAGCGGCGCCGCCGGAGGGATGCAGGGCACCGCGCGTCTGGTCGGGCAGACCGCCGGCGCGGTGCTCATGACCGTGCTGTTCTCGCTGCTGTCCGGCCCGGAAGCCGCGCCGCGCCTCGGCCTCGCCGTGGCCGCCGCCCTCACCCTGGCGGGCGGCCTGACCAGCCTGCTGCGCGTTCCCGCGAGCGGTGCGGCGGAGACCGTGGAGGCGTCGGCCCCCGGCCGGTAA
- a CDS encoding ABC transporter permease has translation MQRSAQASAVSKSAGEPEAASDPNRQRRRERLLQIGTLVLLLAVWEFAARDANKLLVAVPSDIAVATWELLLNGELLSATLDSMSTFVLGFVIASVIGIVVGFAMGTNRTVEVILDPYINALYAMPLVALIPILMLWVGIGFLAKITIIILFAVFPVIINTVTGVKNVDRHYLDIGKAFMASRFMVYRQIIAPYALPYVASGLRIALGRGIIAMIVAEFLTSISGLGGLIINYTNAFETAKAFAPVLVVALLANALTVLVQKVEERFGRWRRR, from the coding sequence GTGCAGCGGAGTGCACAAGCGAGCGCCGTTTCAAAAAGCGCCGGCGAGCCTGAGGCCGCGTCCGACCCCAACCGGCAGAGGCGCCGCGAGCGGCTGCTTCAAATCGGCACGCTGGTCCTGCTGCTCGCCGTCTGGGAATTCGCGGCGCGCGACGCCAACAAGCTGCTGGTCGCCGTGCCCAGCGACATCGCCGTGGCGACCTGGGAGCTGCTGCTGAACGGCGAGCTGCTCTCGGCGACGCTGGACAGCATGTCGACCTTCGTCCTGGGCTTCGTCATCGCCTCGGTCATCGGCATCGTGGTCGGCTTCGCGATGGGCACGAACCGCACGGTGGAGGTGATCCTCGATCCCTACATCAACGCGCTCTACGCCATGCCGCTGGTGGCGCTGATCCCCATCCTGATGCTGTGGGTGGGCATCGGCTTCCTGGCCAAGATCACGATCATCATCCTGTTCGCGGTCTTCCCGGTGATCATCAACACGGTCACCGGCGTGAAGAATGTGGACCGGCACTATCTGGACATCGGCAAGGCCTTCATGGCCTCGCGGTTCATGGTCTACCGCCAGATCATCGCACCCTACGCCCTGCCCTACGTGGCGAGCGGCCTGCGCATCGCGCTCGGCCGCGGCATCATCGCGATGATCGTGGCGGAGTTCCTGACCTCCATCTCCGGCCTCGGCGGCCTGATCATCAACTACACCAACGCGTTCGAGACGGCCAAGGCCTTCGCCCCGGTCCTGGTGGTGGCCCTGCTCGCCAACGCGCTGACGGTTCTCGTTCAAAAGGTCGAAGAGCGTTTCGGCCGCTGGCGCCGCCGCTGA